The genomic window AGATCTCGCACACCTTGCCCAGGTACATGACCATGACGCGGTCGCTGATGTTCTTGACCACCGCCATGTTGTGGGCGATGAAGATCATCGACAGGTCGAACTCGGCCTTCGTGTCCTCGAGCAGGTTGAGGATCTGCGCCTGGACGGACACGTCGAGGCTCGACACCGGCTCGTCACAGATGAGGACCTTCGGGTTCATCATCATGGCGCGGGCGATGCACACGCGCTGGCACTGGCCGCCGGACAGTTCCCCGGGCAGGCGTTCCCACACCATGTCGGGGTCGAGGCCCACCGAACGCAGCAGGTCCCGGGCCAGCGTTTCGAGCCGTTCCTTGTTGGTCTGCCCCCACATTCGGGCGCCCTCGGTGACGAGGTTCTTGACCTTGCGACGCGGGTTCAGCGACGAGATCGGATCCTGCATGATCATCTGCATCTTCGCCCGGATCGAGCGCAGCGCGGACGGGCTCAGGGTCGTCAGCTCGATGCCGTCGATCTCGACGCTGCCCGACTTCGGGGCCGGCAGCTGCAGTACGGCGCGTCCGGCGGTGGACTTGCCACAGCCGGATTCGCCGACGATGCCGAGAGTTTCACCGGGCATCAGGTCGAAACTGATGTCGGACACCGCGTACACCGTCTGCCCGCGACCGGCCGGGAATTCCACGACCAGGTTTTCGACGGTGAGGACGGGTTCGGCATCCCTGCGCAGGTGCGCAACTCCACTACCGGCCATCAGATGTTCTCCACTTCGAGCTCACGAGCGTGCGCACCACCGGTGCGCGGCATACCGAGGTCGGCGGTGCCGTCCAGCGGGAAATGGCACGCCACCTGGTGCGGGTGCCGTTCGGCGGCGGTGGCGGCGGACGCCTCGAGGGTCGGGACGACCTCGCGGCACTTGTCCTGTGCGTACTTGCACCGGGACGCGAACGAGCAACCCGTGGGCGGCTTCGTCATGTCCGGCAGACCGCCGTCGATGGACTCGAGCCGGGTGTGCGGCTCCTGCTCGAGCCGCGGCACGGCCGCGAGCAGCGCCTCGGTGTACGGGTGCCGCGGGTTCTTGAACAGCTCCCGCGTCGGGGCCGTCTCGACGATGCGGCCCGCGTACATCACGGCGACCCGGTCCGTCTGTCCGGCAACGACTCCCAGATCGTGGCTGACGAGGATGCCGGCCATGCCCATCTCGGTACGCAGCGAGTCGAGGAGTTCGAGGATCTGCTTCTGCACCGTGACGTCGAGGGCCGTGGTCGGTTCGTCGGCGATGGTCAGCTTGGGGTCGCACGCGAGTGCCATCGCGATGACGACACGCTGCCGCATGCCGCCGGAGAGTTCGTGCGGGTACTGGTCGATGCGCCGCGTCGGCTCGGGGATCCGGACCTTGCGCAGCAGTTCGATCGCCCGCTCCCGCGCCTGCGCCTTGTCCAGGCCCAGATGCGATCGCAGTGACTCGGTCAGATGCGTGCCGATCCGCTTGAACGGGTTCAGTGCCGACATGGGGTCCTGGAACACCATCGCGATGTCGTTGCCCCACAGCTGCTGCTGTTCCTTGCGGCTCAGCTTCTGCATGTCGCGGCCCATGAAGTCGATCTTGCCGGTGACGGTGGTGCTGCCACCGTGCGAGACGAGCCCCATGATGGTCTGGCCCAGAACCGATTTCCCGGATCCGGATTCGCCGACCAGGCCGAGGGTCTCGCCCGCCTCGAGAGTGAGCGACACCCCCTCGACCGCGCGCAACTGCCCGCGCTTGGTACGGAATCTCGTGGACACGTTGTCCACGGTCAGGAGTGGTTCGTTGCTCACAGCTTCACCTCCCGGGCTCCGCCGGTACGCTTCTGGGCCTTCTCGCCGACCATGTTGAAGGCGAAGACCGTCAGGAACAGGAACAGACCGGGCACCAGCACGATGTACGGGTGCTTCTCGAAGACGTTGCCCTGGCCCTCCGAGATCATGTTGCCCCACGTCGGGGTGGGCGGCTGGATGCCGAGACCGAGGAAGCTCAGGGACGCCTCCGCGACGATCATCACCGACAGCATCACCATGCCGAGCGAGGCGAGCGGCAGGAAGACGTTGGGTGCGATCTCCCGGATCATCACCCGCCACCGGGTGGCGCCCATCGAGCGGGCCGCCAGCACGAATTCTCGTTGCGAGAACACGAGGGTGTTGGCTCGGGCGATGCGGATCATGCTGGGGATCGCGAGGACCGCCAGCGCGAACGAGATGTTCCGCAGGTTCGGTTCGAGGACCGACGCGAGCGCGATCAGCAGGATCAGCGCGGGCACCGCGAGCAGCGAGTTGGTGAACACACCGATGATCTTGTCGACCTTGCCGCCGAAGTAGCCGGCGATGATGCCGATCGCGCCGCCGACGATCAGGCCGATCAGGACCGCGGACACCGCGACGACGAGCGAGCCGCGGGCACCGTAGACGGAGCGCGCCAGCATGTC from Prescottella sp. R16 includes these protein-coding regions:
- a CDS encoding ABC transporter ATP-binding protein, which produces MAGSGVAHLRRDAEPVLTVENLVVEFPAGRGQTVYAVSDISFDLMPGETLGIVGESGCGKSTAGRAVLQLPAPKSGSVEIDGIELTTLSPSALRSIRAKMQMIMQDPISSLNPRRKVKNLVTEGARMWGQTNKERLETLARDLLRSVGLDPDMVWERLPGELSGGQCQRVCIARAMMMNPKVLICDEPVSSLDVSVQAQILNLLEDTKAEFDLSMIFIAHNMAVVKNISDRVMVMYLGKVCEISPSQDMEKRSVHPYSRLLLASIPDPDIHRGEADATPVIEGDLPSPLNPPSGCRFRTRCPLATDRCAAEEPQLREVGDGHFVACHNV
- a CDS encoding ABC transporter ATP-binding protein, with product MSNEPLLTVDNVSTRFRTKRGQLRAVEGVSLTLEAGETLGLVGESGSGKSVLGQTIMGLVSHGGSTTVTGKIDFMGRDMQKLSRKEQQQLWGNDIAMVFQDPMSALNPFKRIGTHLTESLRSHLGLDKAQARERAIELLRKVRIPEPTRRIDQYPHELSGGMRQRVVIAMALACDPKLTIADEPTTALDVTVQKQILELLDSLRTEMGMAGILVSHDLGVVAGQTDRVAVMYAGRIVETAPTRELFKNPRHPYTEALLAAVPRLEQEPHTRLESIDGGLPDMTKPPTGCSFASRCKYAQDKCREVVPTLEASAATAAERHPHQVACHFPLDGTADLGMPRTGGAHARELEVENI
- a CDS encoding ABC transporter permease, whose amino-acid sequence is MSETTTDEIEMPAEVGRELDDGTTTSVIDTSDAAERRNLYRVGTILTVVGVVAAGLGVAPILVTGARIALFLVGLVALYMGVRRLGLARFGADFDLTFVLSCVWLVALVAAAVLAPILPLAEHEDTTKTLGAKSYSPPSLFSEHPLGTNNFGLDMLARSVYGARGSLVVAVSAVLIGLIVGGAIGIIAGYFGGKVDKIIGVFTNSLLAVPALILLIALASVLEPNLRNISFALAVLAIPSMIRIARANTLVFSQREFVLAARSMGATRWRVMIREIAPNVFLPLASLGMVMLSVMIVAEASLSFLGLGIQPPTPTWGNMISEGQGNVFEKHPYIVLVPGLFLFLTVFAFNMVGEKAQKRTGGAREVKL